The Roseicyclus marinus genome has a segment encoding these proteins:
- a CDS encoding glycogen/starch/alpha-glucan phosphorylase, translated as MMTYQETQARPEMQDAILRHLTYTIGKDADHATLHDWRMALSFAVRDRIVDSWFASTRAAYGAGAKRVYYLSMEFLIGRLLGDALVNLRADAEARAAVEALGLDFDKVLHDEPDAALGNGGLGRLAACFLESLSTLACPAMGYGIRYEHGLFRQSFEGGRQVEEAETWLQQRHPWEFERPEAIYPVGFGGHVAEREGKMVWTPGEAVLAEAHDTPVVGWEGRWTNTLRLWGARAVDPLDLQRFNYGDYLGAAAPEMLARSISRVLYPDDTTPAGKELRLKQEYFFTAASLHDILRRFDSEHGDIRALPDKVAIQLNDTHPAIAGPELVRLLHDERGLPFDEAVDLARATLNYTNHTLLPEALEKWPVDLMGRLLPRHMMLIERIDADHAARHPGRSVPIVAEGEVNMGTLSFVMANRVNGVSALHTELVKETVFADLHALHPARIVNQTNGVTPRRWLHACNPRLSGIITGAIGEAWVGDLERLSEFEAHLGDAGLQEEIAGAKRANKVDLSNWVAAAHGVSLDPDAMFDVQIKRIHEYKRQHLNILEAIALWQAIRANPGAGWTPRVKIFGGKAAPGYVFAKKIIHLINDVARVLNADPVTSPYLKVVFLPNYNVTLAERLIPAADLSEQISTAGKEASGTGNMKFALNGALTVGTLDGANVEIRDHVGAENFFLFGMTAPEVVARRGLHDHAAQAIAADPRLAAALEAIEQGAFSSDDPGRFHDITGNLRGPDYFLVCSDFSDYWRAQRGVDAAYRDPGRWTRMAALNTARSGWFSSDRTIRGYMADIWGAAPVGPGA; from the coding sequence ATGATGACCTATCAGGAGACGCAGGCGAGGCCGGAGATGCAGGATGCGATCTTGCGGCACCTGACCTATACGATCGGCAAGGATGCGGATCACGCGACCTTGCATGATTGGCGGATGGCGCTGTCTTTCGCGGTGCGCGACCGGATCGTGGACAGCTGGTTCGCCTCGACCCGGGCGGCCTATGGGGCGGGGGCCAAGCGGGTCTATTACCTGTCGATGGAATTCCTGATCGGGCGGCTTTTGGGCGATGCCTTGGTGAACCTGCGCGCCGATGCCGAGGCCAGGGCGGCCGTGGAGGCGCTGGGGCTCGATTTCGACAAGGTCTTGCATGACGAACCCGATGCGGCGCTGGGCAATGGGGGCTTGGGGCGGCTTGCGGCCTGTTTCCTGGAATCGCTGTCGACGCTGGCCTGCCCTGCCATGGGCTATGGCATCCGCTACGAACACGGGCTGTTTCGCCAGAGTTTCGAAGGGGGACGGCAGGTCGAGGAGGCCGAGACCTGGTTGCAGCAGCGCCACCCCTGGGAATTCGAGCGGCCCGAAGCGATCTATCCGGTGGGGTTCGGCGGCCATGTCGCCGAGCGCGAGGGAAAGATGGTCTGGACCCCCGGCGAGGCGGTGCTGGCCGAGGCGCATGACACGCCCGTCGTGGGCTGGGAGGGGCGCTGGACCAACACCTTGCGGCTGTGGGGGGCGCGGGCGGTCGATCCTCTGGATCTGCAGCGGTTCAACTATGGCGATTACCTGGGTGCTGCGGCCCCCGAGATGCTGGCCCGTTCGATCAGCCGGGTGCTCTATCCCGATGACACGACGCCCGCGGGCAAGGAATTGCGCCTGAAGCAGGAGTATTTCTTTACCGCCGCAAGCCTGCACGACATCCTGCGCCGGTTCGACAGCGAGCATGGGGATATCCGCGCGCTGCCCGACAAGGTGGCGATCCAGCTCAACGACACGCATCCCGCGATTGCGGGGCCGGAGCTGGTCAGGCTCCTCCATGACGAGCGGGGCCTGCCCTTTGACGAGGCGGTCGATCTGGCGCGGGCCACGCTGAATTACACCAACCACACGCTGTTGCCCGAGGCGCTGGAGAAATGGCCGGTCGATCTGATGGGGCGGCTGTTGCCGCGCCACATGATGCTGATCGAACGGATCGACGCCGATCATGCCGCCCGCCATCCGGGCCGGTCGGTGCCCATCGTCGCCGAGGGCGAGGTGAACATGGGCACGCTCAGTTTCGTGATGGCCAACCGCGTCAACGGTGTCTCGGCGCTGCATACGGAATTGGTGAAGGAAACGGTCTTTGCCGATCTGCATGCGCTGCATCCTGCGCGGATCGTGAACCAGACCAATGGCGTGACGCCGCGCCGCTGGCTTCATGCCTGCAACCCGCGGCTGTCGGGGATCATCACCGGGGCCATCGGTGAGGCCTGGGTCGGCGATCTGGAGCGTCTGTCGGAGTTCGAGGCGCATCTGGGCGATGCGGGCCTGCAAGAGGAGATCGCGGGCGCGAAACGCGCCAACAAGGTCGATCTGTCGAACTGGGTCGCGGCGGCGCATGGCGTGAGCCTTGACCCCGATGCGATGTTCGACGTGCAGATCAAGCGCATCCATGAATACAAGCGCCAGCACCTGAACATCCTCGAAGCCATCGCGCTGTGGCAGGCGATCCGGGCCAATCCGGGCGCGGGCTGGACGCCACGGGTCAAGATCTTTGGCGGCAAGGCCGCCCCCGGCTATGTCTTTGCCAAGAAGATCATCCACCTGATCAACGACGTGGCCCGCGTGCTGAATGCCGATCCGGTGACGAGCCCCTATCTCAAGGTCGTTTTCCTGCCCAATTACAACGTGACCCTGGCCGAACGGCTGATCCCCGCCGCCGATCTGTCCGAACAGATCTCGACCGCGGGCAAGGAGGCGTCGGGAACAGGCAACATGAAATTCGCCCTGAACGGGGCGCTGACGGTGGGCACGCTGGATGGCGCGAATGTGGAAATCCGCGATCACGTGGGGGCGGAGAACTTTTTCCTTTTCGGGATGACCGCGCCCGAAGTGGTGGCGCGGCGCGGCCTTCACGATCATGCGGCCCAGGCCATCGCCGCCGATCCGCGCCTTGCCGCGGCGCTGGAGGCCATCGAACAGGGCGCGTTTTCGAGCGACGATCCGGGCCGGTTCCATGACATCACCGGCAACCTGCGGGGGCCGGATTATTTCCTCGTCTGTTCGGATTTCAGCGATTACTGGCGCGCCCAGCGCGGGGTCGATGCGGCCTATCGCGATCCGGGTCGCTGGACGCGGATGGCCGCGCTCAACACCGCGCGGTCGGGGTGGTTTTCCTCGGACCGGACGATCCGGGGCTACATGGCCGACATCTGGGGCGCGGCCCCGGTCGGGCCGGGCGCTTGA
- the glgB gene encoding 1,4-alpha-glucan branching protein GlgB → MPTGPDSALTAHLPERVAEAIRAGTHPDCFAVLGPHVLEGRRWIVAFDPGAVAMAALIGRESVALYPVAGGGGLFAGPVPGDGAYLLQGTGPDGAVWVMEDPYRFAPVLGEIDEYLIGEGTHHALWRVLGAHVRVHEGVAGTHFAVWAPNARRVAVVGDFNGWDARRHVLRPRGATGVWEMFLPGVGEGAAYKYAITGAGGAALPLKADPVGFGSQHPPENASVVRDIAGYGWRDGDWMDSRAGAHARTAPISIYEVHLGSWRRKAEGRRISYREAAEELVGYAVEMGFTHLELLPISEYPFDGSWGYQPVGLYAPTIRHGPPHEFRDLVDAAHLAGLGVILDWVPGHFPTDAHGLGRFDGTALYEHADPKEGFHRDWNTLIYNYGRREVRNYLIANALYWLEEYHVDGLRVDAVASMLYRDYSREPGQWVPNKNGGNENYEAVDFLRAMNVAAYGAHPGVMTVAEESTSYPKVSAPVHDGGLGFGFKWNMGWMNDTLRYMAEDPVNRKYHHDKVTFGLHYAFSENFVLPISHDEVVHGKGSMYTRMPGDHATKLANLRAYYGFMWGHPGKKLLFMGQEFGQVAEWNHDAEIGWHHLDDPGHKGVQRLVRDLNTLYRGTPALHVKDAEADGFDWLVGGDADHSVIAWLRRGGAADKPVVMLTNFTPVERPAYRIGLPHAGAWREALNTDAGLYGGGNRGNMGRIVAEDGASHGQPASAGLYLAPLSTLFLIPDD, encoded by the coding sequence ATGCCGACCGGACCCGACAGCGCCCTGACCGCCCACCTGCCCGAGCGGGTGGCGGAGGCCATTCGGGCAGGCACCCATCCCGATTGTTTCGCGGTTCTCGGCCCCCATGTGCTGGAGGGGCGGCGCTGGATCGTGGCCTTCGATCCCGGCGCGGTCGCGATGGCCGCGCTCATCGGCCGGGAGAGCGTGGCGCTTTACCCCGTGGCCGGGGGCGGCGGCCTTTTCGCGGGGCCGGTGCCGGGCGACGGGGCCTATCTGCTGCAGGGCACGGGCCCTGATGGCGCGGTCTGGGTCATGGAGGACCCCTATCGTTTCGCCCCCGTTCTGGGCGAGATCGACGAATACCTGATCGGCGAGGGCACGCATCACGCGCTGTGGCGGGTTCTGGGCGCGCATGTGCGGGTCCATGAGGGTGTCGCGGGCACCCATTTCGCGGTCTGGGCGCCCAATGCGCGGCGGGTGGCGGTCGTGGGCGATTTCAACGGCTGGGACGCACGGCGCCACGTCCTGCGCCCGCGCGGCGCGACCGGTGTGTGGGAGATGTTCCTGCCCGGTGTGGGCGAGGGTGCGGCCTACAAATACGCGATCACGGGGGCAGGTGGCGCGGCCCTGCCGCTCAAGGCGGATCCGGTGGGGTTCGGATCGCAGCATCCGCCCGAGAACGCCTCGGTCGTGCGGGATATCGCGGGCTATGGCTGGCGGGATGGGGATTGGATGGACAGCCGCGCCGGGGCCCATGCCCGCACCGCGCCGATCTCGATCTACGAGGTGCATCTGGGATCGTGGCGGCGCAAGGCGGAGGGGCGGCGCATCAGCTACCGCGAAGCCGCCGAAGAGCTGGTGGGCTATGCGGTCGAGATGGGCTTTACCCATCTGGAGCTGTTGCCGATCAGCGAATACCCGTTCGACGGCTCATGGGGCTATCAGCCCGTGGGGCTTTATGCGCCCACCATCCGCCACGGCCCCCCGCATGAGTTTCGCGACCTTGTGGATGCCGCCCATCTGGCGGGGCTGGGTGTGATCCTCGACTGGGTGCCGGGGCATTTCCCGACCGATGCGCATGGGCTGGGCCGGTTCGACGGCACGGCGCTTTACGAACATGCCGACCCCAAGGAAGGGTTCCACCGCGACTGGAACACGCTGATCTACAATTACGGGCGGCGCGAGGTGCGGAATTACCTGATCGCCAACGCGCTCTATTGGCTCGAGGAATACCATGTCGACGGGCTGCGTGTGGATGCCGTCGCCTCCATGCTCTACCGCGATTACAGCCGCGAGCCGGGGCAATGGGTGCCCAACAAGAACGGCGGCAACGAGAATTACGAGGCGGTGGATTTCCTGCGCGCGATGAATGTCGCGGCCTATGGCGCGCATCCGGGCGTGATGACGGTGGCCGAGGAAAGCACATCCTACCCCAAGGTTTCCGCCCCGGTCCATGACGGGGGGCTCGGGTTCGGGTTCAAGTGGAACATGGGCTGGATGAACGACACGTTGCGTTACATGGCCGAGGACCCGGTGAACCGGAAATATCACCACGACAAGGTGACATTCGGCCTGCATTACGCGTTTTCCGAGAATTTCGTCCTGCCCATCAGCCATGACGAGGTCGTCCACGGCAAGGGCAGCATGTATACAAGGATGCCGGGCGATCACGCGACGAAACTGGCCAATCTGCGCGCCTATTACGGGTTCATGTGGGGCCATCCGGGCAAGAAGCTTTTGTTCATGGGGCAGGAATTCGGGCAGGTCGCCGAATGGAACCATGACGCCGAGATCGGGTGGCATCACCTGGATGATCCGGGCCACAAGGGGGTGCAGCGGCTGGTGCGCGACCTCAACACGCTCTACCGCGGCACCCCTGCCCTGCATGTCAAGGATGCCGAAGCGGACGGGTTCGACTGGCTGGTGGGGGGCGATGCGGATCACTCCGTCATCGCATGGCTGCGGCGCGGAGGCGCGGCCGACAAGCCGGTCGTCATGCTGACCAATTTCACCCCCGTGGAGCGGCCCGCCTACCGGATCGGCCTGCCCCATGCGGGCGCGTGGCGCGAGGCGCTCAACACCGATGCGGGCCTTTACGGGGGCGGGAACCGGGGCAACATGGGCCGGATCGTGGCCGAAGATGGGGCCAGCCACGGCCAGCCCGCCAGCGCGGGCCTCTACCTGGCGCCGCTCTCGACGCTGTTCCTGATACCGGACGATTGA
- the glgC gene encoding glucose-1-phosphate adenylyltransferase encodes MAGPSQRLVARSMAFVLAGGRGSRLMQLTDRRAKPAVYFGGKTRIIDFALSNALNSGIRKMAIATQYKAHSLIRHCQRGWNFFRAERNEYLDILPASQRVDEVHWYQGTADAVFQNIDIIDSYDVDYVVILAGDHIYKMDYEVMLRQHVDTGADVTIGCLTVPRSEASAFGVMAIDGKDRITSFLEKPKDPPGTPENPDVTLASMGIYVFAWSFLRDLLTRDAEDPNSGRDFGGDLIPQIVAGGKAMAHRFEASCVRSSPEAPAYWRDVGTVDAYWKANIDLTSFIPELDLWDTSWPIWTYSESVPPAKFIHDEADRRGSAISSMVSGGCIISGTEVRQSLLFTRVHTNSYSQLVRAVVLPDVVVERHARLKNVVIDRGVVIPRGLVVGEDPEEDAKWFHVTPGGVTLITQDMLNRRAASL; translated from the coding sequence ATGGCTGGACCATCCCAAAGGCTCGTGGCGCGATCCATGGCTTTCGTTCTGGCGGGCGGGCGCGGCAGCCGCCTGATGCAGCTGACCGACCGGCGCGCGAAACCGGCGGTCTATTTCGGCGGCAAGACCCGGATCATCGATTTCGCGCTGTCCAATGCGCTGAATTCCGGCATCCGAAAGATGGCCATCGCCACGCAATACAAGGCGCACAGCCTGATCCGCCATTGCCAGCGCGGCTGGAACTTTTTCCGGGCCGAGCGCAACGAATACCTCGACATCCTGCCCGCCAGCCAACGCGTGGACGAGGTGCATTGGTACCAGGGCACGGCGGATGCGGTGTTCCAGAACATCGACATCATCGACAGCTATGACGTGGATTACGTCGTCATCCTTGCGGGCGACCATATCTACAAGATGGATTACGAGGTGATGCTGCGCCAACACGTGGACACCGGCGCGGATGTGACCATCGGCTGCCTGACCGTGCCGAGGTCCGAGGCGTCTGCCTTCGGCGTCATGGCCATCGACGGCAAGGACCGGATCACCTCCTTCCTCGAAAAGCCGAAAGACCCGCCGGGAACGCCGGAAAACCCCGATGTGACGCTCGCCTCGATGGGGATCTACGTCTTTGCCTGGTCCTTCCTGCGCGATCTTCTGACCCGCGATGCCGAGGATCCGAATTCGGGGCGCGATTTCGGCGGCGACCTGATCCCGCAGATCGTGGCGGGCGGCAAGGCGATGGCACATAGGTTCGAGGCGTCTTGCGTCCGCTCCTCGCCCGAGGCTCCGGCCTATTGGCGGGACGTGGGCACGGTCGATGCCTATTGGAAGGCGAATATCGATCTGACGAGCTTCATCCCCGAGCTGGACCTGTGGGATACGAGCTGGCCGATCTGGACCTATTCCGAAAGCGTGCCCCCCGCCAAGTTCATCCATGACGAGGCCGACCGGCGGGGCAGCGCGATTTCCTCGATGGTGTCGGGGGGCTGCATCATCTCGGGCACCGAGGTGCGGCAATCGCTGTTGTTCACCCGCGTCCATACCAATTCCTATTCGCAACTGGTGCGCGCGGTCGTTCTGCCCGACGTGGTCGTGGAACGGCATGCCAGGCTGAAAAACGTGGTGATCGACCGGGGCGTCGTGATCCCGCGCGGGCTGGTGGTGGGCGAGGACCCGGAGGAAGACGCCAAGTGGTTCCATGTCACGCCCGGCGGCGTGACGCTGATCACCCAGGACATGCTGAACCGGAGGGCCGCGAGCCTATGA
- the glgA gene encoding glycogen synthase GlgA, giving the protein MIKVLSVTSECAPLVKTGGLADVAGALPLALAPLGVEMRTLLPGYPAVMGAVARGKVVLEDADLFGGPAKVLAAEAAGIDLLVLDAPHLFARPGGPYADAGGRDWPDNPERFAALSWIGAEIAGGSMAGWRPDILHGHDWQAGFAPWYLRDRHPGAGVGTVMTIHNIAFQGKAGVDRLPGLRLRPEGMTQDGFEFWGDISALKAGLVAADKITTVSPTYAGELLTPDFGMGMDGLLRARSGVLSGILNGVDLAAWTPPYKTPAGKARHKAKLRGEMGLPDSDGPLCVVVSRLTHQKGLDLLIDALPRLIDRGGQLALLGAGEKGLEEAFLRAAGHSHVAVRLGYDAALARLLIEGGDAILVPSRFEPCGLTQMYGLRFGTLPLVAYTGGLVDTVIDATPAGLRAGAATGVQFHPVTADALARALDRLCDLYAKPDLWLSLQKNAMRHPVGWDQSAADYLALYQSLDRQD; this is encoded by the coding sequence ATGATCAAGGTCCTGTCCGTCACCTCGGAATGCGCGCCGCTGGTCAAGACCGGCGGTCTTGCGGATGTGGCGGGCGCCTTGCCCTTGGCGCTGGCGCCCTTGGGGGTGGAGATGCGGACGCTTTTGCCCGGCTATCCGGCCGTGATGGGCGCGGTCGCAAGGGGCAAGGTGGTGCTGGAAGATGCCGATCTTTTCGGCGGTCCGGCCAAGGTGCTCGCGGCAGAGGCGGCGGGGATTGACCTGTTGGTGCTCGATGCGCCGCATCTGTTCGCGCGACCCGGCGGGCCCTATGCCGATGCGGGCGGGCGCGACTGGCCCGACAATCCCGAACGCTTCGCCGCGCTGTCCTGGATCGGGGCCGAGATCGCGGGCGGGTCCATGGCGGGCTGGCGGCCCGATATCCTGCATGGCCATGACTGGCAGGCGGGGTTTGCGCCCTGGTATCTGCGTGACCGGCATCCCGGCGCGGGGGTCGGCACGGTGATGACGATCCACAACATCGCCTTTCAGGGCAAGGCGGGGGTGGACAGATTGCCCGGCCTGCGGCTGCGCCCCGAGGGGATGACGCAAGACGGGTTCGAATTCTGGGGCGATATCAGCGCGCTGAAGGCGGGTCTGGTCGCCGCCGACAAGATCACCACCGTGAGCCCGACCTATGCGGGCGAATTGCTGACGCCCGATTTCGGGATGGGGATGGATGGGCTGCTGAGAGCGCGGTCGGGGGTCTTGTCGGGCATCCTGAACGGGGTCGATCTGGCGGCATGGACCCCGCCCTACAAGACGCCCGCGGGCAAGGCGCGCCACAAGGCCAAGCTGCGCGGCGAGATGGGTCTGCCCGACAGCGACGGGCCGCTTTGTGTCGTCGTCTCGCGGCTGACGCATCAAAAGGGGCTGGACCTGCTCATCGATGCGCTGCCGCGGCTGATCGACCGGGGCGGGCAGCTGGCTCTGCTCGGGGCCGGCGAAAAGGGGCTGGAGGAGGCATTCCTGCGTGCCGCAGGCCATTCCCATGTCGCGGTGCGGCTGGGCTATGACGCGGCGCTGGCGCGGCTCTTGATCGAAGGGGGCGATGCGATCCTTGTCCCCTCGCGGTTCGAGCCTTGTGGCCTGACGCAGATGTACGGGTTGCGCTTCGGCACCCTGCCGCTTGTGGCCTATACCGGGGGTCTGGTCGATACGGTGATCGACGCGACCCCTGCGGGTCTGCGCGCCGGGGCGGCGACGGGGGTGCAGTTCCACCCGGTCACGGCGGATGCGCTGGCCCGCGCGCTTGACCGGCTTTGCGATCTTTACGCGAAACCCGATCTGTGGCTGTCGCTGCAGAAAAACGCCATGCGCCACCCCGTCGGCTGGGACCAATCGGCGGCCGATTACCTTGCCCTTTACCAAAGCCTCGACCGTCAGGATTGA
- the glgX gene encoding glycogen debranching protein GlgX — translation MTAGRPAPLGATPDAHGVNFAVFSAHATRMVLCLFAEDGRETLRIDLPERDGDVWHGHVAGLRPGQRYGYRAHGPYAPQDGHRFNPNKLLVDPYARALTGHPIWHDALYGYDPAKGPDSFSTRDSAPYVPKGIVVDPRFDWGGDCPPDTPIEDSVIYEAHVKGLTRLHPGASPPGTFAALASAPMLEHLTGLGVTAVELLPIHAFVDDKFLHDKGLTNYWGYQSLGFFAPDPRYHDGGGIAEFQSMVARLHAAGIEVILDVVYNHSCEGDETGPTLSFRGLDNASYYRLAPDRRRYVNDTGTGNTMNVDHPMVLRMIMDSLRYWVEVGHVDGFRFDLCATLGRTATGFDPGASFFDAIRQDPVLTRVKLIAEPWDIGPGGYQLGAFPPPFLEWNDRFRDTIRQFWRGDAGMVPRLADRITGSARQFDHSGRPANTSVNFVTAHDGFTLADVVSYAQRHNEANGEDNRDGHSANWSDNMGVEGPTADPAIMAARARRQRNMLATLMLAQGTPMLLAGDEIGNSQSGNNNAYAQDNEIGWVDWTAPDMGLRDFTAALIAFRKGHPILRQKRFLHARERAADGLPDLFWWREDGQEMGQADWEDAGRTVLCVEKRMAAGTPRYAASEAAVFLVFNAGGAAEVCLPPARSGWHWVLRLDTGRDAGAVAQPVSGSLACTAQTVLACVLEPLT, via the coding sequence ATGACCGCAGGACGCCCCGCGCCGCTCGGGGCCACCCCCGATGCCCATGGCGTCAATTTCGCGGTCTTTTCGGCCCATGCGACGCGGATGGTCCTGTGCCTGTTTGCCGAGGATGGGCGCGAGACGCTGCGCATCGACCTGCCCGAGCGGGACGGCGATGTCTGGCATGGCCATGTGGCCGGGCTGCGCCCCGGCCAGCGCTACGGCTACCGCGCGCACGGGCCCTATGCGCCGCAGGACGGGCATCGGTTCAACCCCAACAAGCTTCTGGTCGATCCCTATGCCCGCGCGCTGACCGGCCATCCGATCTGGCATGACGCGCTTTACGGCTATGATCCGGCCAAGGGGCCAGACAGTTTCTCGACACGCGACAGCGCGCCCTATGTGCCCAAGGGCATCGTTGTGGACCCGCGCTTTGACTGGGGCGGCGACTGCCCACCCGACACGCCGATCGAGGACAGCGTGATCTACGAGGCGCATGTGAAGGGGCTGACGCGGCTGCATCCGGGGGCCAGCCCGCCGGGCACCTTCGCGGCCCTCGCCTCCGCCCCGATGCTGGAGCACCTGACGGGGCTGGGCGTGACGGCGGTCGAGCTTTTGCCGATCCACGCCTTCGTCGATGACAAGTTCCTGCATGACAAGGGGCTGACGAATTACTGGGGCTACCAGAGCCTTGGGTTTTTCGCCCCCGATCCGCGCTATCACGACGGCGGGGGCATCGCGGAATTCCAGTCGATGGTCGCGCGCCTGCACGCGGCGGGGATCGAGGTCATCCTCGACGTGGTGTACAACCACAGCTGCGAGGGGGACGAGACCGGCCCCACCCTGTCATTCCGGGGGCTCGACAACGCGAGCTACTATCGCCTTGCCCCCGACAGGCGGCGCTATGTCAACGACACCGGCACCGGCAACACGATGAACGTGGATCATCCCATGGTGCTCAGGATGATCATGGACAGCTTGCGCTATTGGGTCGAGGTGGGCCATGTCGACGGGTTCCGGTTCGATCTGTGCGCCACCCTTGGGCGCACGGCGACAGGCTTCGATCCCGGCGCAAGCTTTTTCGACGCGATCCGGCAGGACCCGGTTCTGACACGGGTGAAGCTGATCGCGGAACCATGGGATATCGGGCCGGGGGGCTATCAGCTCGGGGCGTTTCCGCCGCCCTTTCTCGAATGGAACGACCGGTTCCGCGATACCATACGCCAGTTCTGGCGCGGCGATGCGGGGATGGTGCCGCGGCTTGCGGACCGGATCACCGGATCGGCGCGGCAATTCGACCATTCCGGGCGGCCCGCCAATACTTCGGTCAATTTCGTGACCGCCCATGACGGCTTCACGCTCGCCGATGTGGTCAGCTACGCCCAGCGCCACAACGAGGCCAATGGCGAGGACAACCGCGACGGGCATTCGGCCAATTGGTCCGACAACATGGGGGTCGAGGGGCCGACCGCCGATCCCGCCATCATGGCTGCCCGCGCAAGGCGGCAGCGCAACATGCTGGCGACGCTGATGCTGGCGCAGGGCACGCCGATGCTGCTTGCGGGTGACGAGATCGGCAATTCGCAATCAGGCAACAACAATGCCTATGCGCAGGACAACGAGATCGGCTGGGTGGATTGGACCGCGCCGGACATGGGGTTGCGGGATTTCACGGCGGCGCTGATCGCCTTTCGCAAGGGGCATCCGATCTTGCGTCAGAAACGCTTTCTCCATGCGCGCGAACGGGCGGCGGACGGTTTGCCCGACCTGTTCTGGTGGCGCGAAGACGGGCAGGAGATGGGCCAGGCCGATTGGGAGGATGCGGGCCGGACAGTGCTCTGCGTGGAAAAGCGCATGGCGGCGGGAACGCCCCGCTACGCGGCCTCGGAGGCGGCGGTGTTTCTTGTGTTCAACGCCGGTGGCGCGGCCGAGGTGTGTCTGCCGCCGGCCCGCAGCGGCTGGCATTGGGTGTTGCGCCTCGATACGGGCCGTGACGCAGGGGCGGTCGCGCAGCCCGTGTCGGGCAGCCTGGCCTGCACGGCCCAGACGGTGCTGGCTTGCGTGCTGGAGCCCCTGACATGA